A single genomic interval of Nitratidesulfovibrio sp. SRB-5 harbors:
- a CDS encoding NAD(P)/FAD-dependent oxidoreductase — MSKGSNQFDVIVVGGGPAGLFAAYHLAEHSGLRICLIERGQDVRKRSCPINKTQKCLKCKPCHILSGMGGGGLFSDGKLNFIHKLGKTDLTQFMPRSEAETLINETETIFNRFGMDGPVYPSDMEAAKAIRKQAKKHGIDLLLIKQKHLGSDCLPDHIASMCAHIRDKGVDIRTGEEVRTLTVENGAVRGLVTDKGEYACKAVIIAPGRVGADWVGELARGHGLAVSQRGIEVGVRVEVHKDIMSDITDVIYDPTFFVQTDKYDDQTRTFCTNPEGFIALENYQDFVCVNGHAYRHRKSENTNFAFLSKVVLTDPVSDNQGYGTAIGRLATIIGGGKPILQRFGDLRRGRRSTWNRINKGYIEPTMTNVVPGDIAMALPERIVTNLVEGLEQLNNVMPGIANEETLLYAPEIKFFATQVETDNRLETSLKGLFVAGDGPGVAGNIVSAAATGLIPAKAIIERM; from the coding sequence ATGTCAAAGGGTTCCAATCAGTTCGACGTCATCGTCGTGGGCGGCGGCCCGGCCGGGCTGTTCGCCGCGTACCACCTTGCCGAGCATTCCGGCCTGCGCATCTGCCTCATCGAGCGCGGGCAGGACGTGCGCAAGCGCAGCTGCCCCATCAACAAGACGCAGAAGTGTCTGAAGTGCAAGCCGTGCCACATTCTGTCCGGCATGGGCGGCGGCGGCCTGTTTTCGGACGGCAAGCTCAATTTCATCCACAAGCTGGGCAAGACAGATCTTACCCAGTTCATGCCCCGTTCCGAGGCAGAGACGCTGATCAACGAAACGGAGACCATCTTCAACCGTTTCGGCATGGACGGCCCGGTCTACCCCTCGGACATGGAGGCGGCCAAGGCCATCCGCAAGCAGGCCAAGAAGCACGGCATCGACCTGCTGCTTATCAAGCAGAAGCACCTTGGCAGCGACTGCCTGCCCGACCATATCGCCTCCATGTGCGCGCACATCCGCGACAAGGGCGTGGATATCCGCACCGGTGAAGAAGTGCGCACCCTTACCGTGGAAAACGGCGCGGTGCGCGGCCTTGTCACCGACAAGGGCGAATATGCGTGCAAGGCGGTAATCATCGCCCCCGGCCGCGTGGGCGCGGACTGGGTGGGCGAACTGGCCCGCGGCCACGGCCTGGCCGTGAGCCAGCGCGGCATAGAGGTGGGCGTGCGCGTGGAAGTGCACAAGGACATCATGTCGGACATCACCGACGTGATCTACGACCCCACCTTCTTCGTGCAGACCGACAAGTACGACGACCAGACCCGCACCTTCTGCACCAACCCGGAAGGGTTCATCGCGCTGGAGAACTACCAGGACTTCGTGTGCGTGAACGGCCACGCCTACCGCCACCGCAAGTCGGAGAACACCAACTTCGCCTTCCTGTCCAAGGTGGTGCTGACCGACCCGGTGTCCGACAACCAGGGCTACGGCACCGCCATCGGGCGGCTGGCCACCATCATCGGCGGCGGCAAGCCCATCCTGCAGCGTTTCGGCGATCTGCGGCGGGGCCGCCGGTCCACGTGGAACCGCATCAACAAGGGCTACATAGAGCCCACCATGACCAACGTGGTGCCCGGCGACATCGCCATGGCCCTGCCGGAACGCATCGTGACCAACCTGGTGGAGGGGCTGGAGCAGCTGAACAACGTCATGCCCGGCATCGCCAACGAGGAAACGCTGCTCTACGCGCCGGAGATCAAGTTCTTCGCCACCCAGGTGGAGACGGACAACCGGCTGGAAACCTCGCTCAAGGGGTTGTTCGTGGCGGGCGACGGGCCGGGCGTTGCGGGCAACATCGTGTCCGCTGCGGCCACCGGGCTGATCCCGGCCAAGGCCATCATCGAGCGGATGTAG
- a CDS encoding substrate-binding domain-containing protein, whose translation MAADTAPLTYEGASTIGGVILPEATKLFTAKSGVQFGAVGTAGAGAGFKAVVAGKVAFGGLASEPTAQEKAQLTDIVVIGYDVMGVFVHGANPIKGLSMAQLKDIFSGKATNWKDVGGADAPITVYSERLDGGRATVKAFKSMVLGDTPYGPVKELDDATDCVADVVKDAGGITAASMSFALPGAVAVPVNGATPDAAGVRSGAYPLKRPLSLIAVNPSANVKAFFEFMLTPPAQAVVGKSFVPAK comes from the coding sequence ATGGCGGCGGATACCGCACCCCTTACCTACGAAGGGGCCAGCACCATCGGCGGGGTGATCCTGCCGGAGGCGACCAAACTGTTCACGGCCAAATCGGGCGTGCAGTTCGGGGCCGTTGGCACCGCGGGTGCGGGTGCGGGCTTCAAGGCCGTGGTGGCGGGCAAGGTGGCGTTCGGCGGCCTGGCCAGCGAGCCCACCGCGCAGGAAAAGGCCCAACTCACCGACATCGTGGTCATCGGCTACGACGTCATGGGCGTGTTCGTGCACGGCGCGAACCCCATCAAGGGCCTGAGCATGGCCCAGCTGAAGGACATCTTTTCCGGCAAGGCCACCAACTGGAAGGACGTGGGCGGGGCCGACGCGCCCATCACCGTGTACAGCGAAAGGCTGGACGGCGGCCGGGCCACGGTGAAGGCCTTCAAGTCCATGGTGCTGGGCGACACCCCCTACGGCCCGGTGAAGGAACTGGACGACGCCACCGACTGCGTGGCCGACGTGGTCAAGGATGCCGGGGGCATTACCGCCGCCTCCATGTCCTTTGCCCTGCCCGGCGCGGTGGCCGTGCCCGTGAACGGCGCCACGCCCGACGCCGCCGGGGTGCGCTCCGGGGCCTACCCGCTCAAGCGCCCCCTGTCGCTCATCGCCGTCAATCCGTCCGCCAACGTCAAGGCGTTCTTCGAATTCATGCTCACGCCCCCGGCGCAGGCCGTGGTGGGCAAGTCGTTCGTTCCCGCGAAGTAG
- a CDS encoding alpha-hydroxy-acid oxidizing protein, giving the protein MTKDMNDTDATRRNFIKAGMVAGAAALLTPVLAKTAQAADAAAPAAAAAPAAAAPAAPGAKLKMGDVLRVAREKLYPICRVCPECDGVACAGEVPGMGGIGSGQAFKNNYNALARIELVMRTFHDVKKPDLTTTLFGQKLSMPVTSAVTGGVTYNMGNKMTEEEYINSILGGCLDAGTLGWVADGIGDKMEVFERRISVLKTQFGGKGIVTIKPKTNEEIIKRIRMVEEAGGVAVAIDIDSAGRAARAVPGQTVEPKTPKQLAELVKSTSLPFIIKGIMTVEEAKIAVEVGAKGICVSNHGGRVLDYTPATATVLPAIAAAVKGKTTILVDGAVRRGQDVLKFLALGADACLCGRPLVRGAHGAGRDGVALIMNTIKDELTVAMTLTGVADVRKATSNIIAKVQA; this is encoded by the coding sequence ATGACCAAGGACATGAACGATACCGACGCGACCCGCCGCAACTTCATCAAGGCGGGCATGGTGGCTGGCGCCGCCGCGCTGCTTACCCCCGTGCTGGCCAAGACCGCGCAGGCAGCCGACGCCGCCGCGCCCGCTGCTGCTGCCGCACCCGCTGCTGCCGCCCCCGCCGCGCCCGGCGCCAAGCTGAAGATGGGCGACGTGCTGCGCGTGGCGCGCGAAAAGCTGTATCCCATCTGCCGGGTGTGTCCGGAATGCGACGGCGTGGCCTGCGCGGGCGAGGTGCCCGGCATGGGCGGCATCGGCTCGGGCCAGGCGTTCAAGAACAACTACAATGCGCTGGCCCGCATCGAACTGGTCATGCGCACCTTCCACGACGTGAAGAAGCCCGACCTCACCACCACCCTGTTCGGGCAGAAGCTGTCCATGCCCGTGACCTCCGCCGTCACCGGCGGCGTCACCTACAACATGGGCAACAAGATGACCGAAGAGGAGTACATCAACTCCATTCTCGGCGGCTGCCTTGACGCGGGCACCCTGGGCTGGGTGGCCGACGGCATCGGCGACAAGATGGAAGTGTTCGAGCGTCGCATTTCGGTGCTCAAGACCCAGTTCGGCGGCAAGGGCATCGTGACCATCAAGCCCAAGACCAACGAAGAGATCATCAAGCGCATCCGCATGGTTGAAGAGGCGGGCGGCGTGGCCGTGGCCATCGACATCGACTCGGCTGGCCGCGCCGCGCGCGCCGTGCCCGGCCAGACCGTGGAGCCCAAGACCCCGAAGCAGCTGGCCGAACTGGTGAAGTCCACCAGCCTGCCCTTCATCATCAAGGGCATCATGACGGTGGAAGAAGCGAAGATCGCCGTGGAAGTGGGCGCCAAGGGCATCTGCGTGTCCAACCACGGCGGCCGCGTGCTGGACTACACCCCGGCAACCGCCACGGTGCTGCCCGCCATTGCCGCCGCCGTGAAGGGCAAGACCACCATCCTGGTGGACGGCGCGGTGCGGCGCGGGCAGGACGTGCTGAAGTTCCTGGCCCTGGGGGCCGACGCCTGCCTGTGCGGCCGCCCGCTGGTGCGCGGTGCCCACGGCGCGGGCCGCGACGGCGTGGCACTGATCATGAACACCATCAAGGACGAACTGACCGTGGCCATGACCCTGACCGGCGTGGCCGACGTGCGCAAGGCCACCTCCAACATCATCGCGAAGGTGCAGGCATGA
- a CDS encoding transporter substrate-binding domain-containing protein, with protein sequence MQRVLIIGGDRNYPPYEYLDDKGQPTGFNVDLSRAVGEAMGVPVRFVLMDWSRLHTALADGTVDALQRTPYSNLWLREAELTPPHTTINHAIFARKGTPAVLSLEELAGKKVIVHPGGSINDILDGMGYEKDLIFSKTPVGGLRRLAGGEADYAVVAMLPGMFTLQHDGIDNVRVVAKSVTSQPYGFAVRHGDEATLALLGEGLALVKQSGRYQELRRKWFGVMDTEGISAQVVARYAAVVLGPLLLLLCAAALWTRSLKRQVDQRTRSLSDALSQLRENQQQLVQADKMAALGVLVSGVAHEINNPNGLILVNVPILKKLNAEAMRVLDEVYSEKGDFPLGGSSYSRIRDKLPRIVEVVEESAQRIRRIVDDLRDFSRVAPASDHQSFDLGEVAQKAIRLVGSSIAKATSRFDTHFAPGLPPVWGNPSRMEQVVVNVLLNACQALPAPEAGGPGEPPEPPEPHDRHDRHDRLARGITVSTVAAPDGRSVVLTVADEGVGIAPQDIPRLTDPFYTTKRASGGTGLGLSVSAGIVQEHGGSLDFTSEPGRGTTVRLVLPVASDGAS encoded by the coding sequence GTGCAGCGTGTCCTTATCATCGGGGGCGACAGGAATTATCCGCCCTACGAATACCTGGACGACAAGGGCCAGCCCACCGGGTTCAACGTGGATCTTTCGCGCGCGGTGGGAGAGGCCATGGGCGTGCCCGTGCGCTTCGTGCTCATGGACTGGTCACGCCTGCACACCGCCCTTGCCGACGGCACGGTGGATGCCCTGCAACGCACTCCGTATTCCAACCTGTGGCTGCGCGAGGCGGAATTGACCCCGCCGCACACCACCATCAACCACGCCATCTTCGCCCGCAAGGGCACGCCCGCCGTCTTGTCGCTGGAGGAACTGGCCGGAAAAAAGGTCATCGTCCACCCCGGCGGCAGCATCAACGACATCCTCGACGGCATGGGCTACGAGAAGGACCTGATCTTCTCCAAGACCCCCGTGGGCGGGCTGCGCCGCCTTGCCGGGGGCGAGGCCGACTACGCGGTGGTGGCCATGCTGCCCGGCATGTTCACGTTACAGCACGACGGCATCGACAACGTGCGCGTGGTGGCGAAAAGCGTCACCAGCCAGCCCTACGGCTTTGCCGTGCGCCACGGCGACGAGGCCACCCTGGCCCTGCTGGGCGAGGGGCTGGCGCTGGTCAAGCAGTCCGGCCGCTATCAGGAACTGCGCCGCAAGTGGTTCGGCGTCATGGACACGGAGGGCATCTCCGCGCAGGTGGTGGCGCGCTACGCCGCCGTGGTGCTGGGGCCGCTGCTGCTTCTGCTGTGCGCGGCGGCGCTGTGGACCCGCTCGCTCAAGCGGCAGGTGGACCAGCGCACCCGCTCGCTGTCCGACGCCCTTTCGCAACTGCGCGAGAACCAGCAGCAACTGGTGCAGGCCGACAAGATGGCCGCCCTGGGGGTGCTGGTTTCCGGCGTTGCGCACGAGATCAACAACCCCAACGGGCTGATCCTGGTCAACGTGCCCATTCTCAAGAAGCTGAACGCAGAGGCCATGCGCGTGCTGGACGAGGTGTACAGCGAAAAGGGCGACTTTCCGCTGGGCGGCAGCAGCTATTCGCGCATCCGCGACAAGCTGCCCCGCATCGTCGAGGTGGTGGAGGAAAGCGCCCAGCGCATCCGGCGCATCGTGGACGACCTGCGCGACTTCTCTCGCGTGGCCCCGGCCAGCGACCACCAGTCCTTCGACCTTGGCGAGGTGGCGCAAAAGGCCATCCGGCTGGTGGGCAGTTCCATTGCCAAGGCCACGTCGCGGTTCGACACGCACTTCGCCCCCGGCCTGCCGCCGGTATGGGGCAACCCCTCGCGCATGGAGCAGGTGGTGGTGAACGTGCTGCTGAACGCCTGCCAGGCCCTGCCCGCGCCGGAGGCTGGTGGACCGGGCGAACCGCCCGAACCGCCCGAACCGCACGACAGGCACGACAGGCACGACAGGCTCGCCAGAGGCATCACCGTCTCCACCGTCGCCGCGCCGGACGGCAGGTCGGTGGTGCTCACCGTGGCGGACGAAGGCGTGGGCATCGCGCCGCAGGACATCCCCCGCCTGACCGACCCCTTCTACACCACCAAGCGCGCCAGCGGCGGCACGGGGCTGGGGCTTTCCGTCTCGGCGGGCATCGTGCAGGAGCACGGCGGCAGTCTGGACTTTACCTCCGAACCGGGCCGGGGCACCACCGTGCGCCTTGTGCTGCCCGTGGCAAGCGACGGCGCGTCATGA
- a CDS encoding sigma-54-dependent transcriptional regulator, with protein sequence MSGYCPNTPESLAAPGILLVDDEADWLASMTLLLEFSAGFSNVRACQDSRQVMDILDAGGIGLVLLDLTMPHVSGTDLLAAIAERHPDVCCIVLSGMNQLATAVECMRLGAYDYYVKTDDESRIVGGIARAMHMLELREENRQVASRLVSGQLRQPEAFAAIRTRSAAMHAIFAYIEAVARSPRPLLVTGESGVGKESLVRAAHELSGRRGPLVALNVAGLDDAVFADTLFGHVRGAFTGADVPRRGLVEEAAEGTLFLDEIGDLSIASQIKLLRLLQEGEYYPLGSDQPRRLCARVIAATHADLAASEREGRFRRDLFFRLRTHHVAVPPLRERPEDIAPLLDHFLGEAAAAMGKRKPTPPPELAALLASYPFPGNVRELAAMVYDAVSLHAGRMLSMDAFKRHIGTPEAATAVAAAVAEGDNPFAGLPTLPSFAQAERLLLDEAMARSGGRQTLAARLLGVTQSALSKRLKAQRRDDDAS encoded by the coding sequence ATGAGCGGATACTGCCCGAACACCCCGGAAAGCCTCGCGGCCCCCGGCATCCTGCTGGTGGACGACGAGGCGGACTGGCTGGCCTCCATGACCCTGCTGCTGGAATTTTCCGCCGGGTTCTCCAACGTGCGCGCCTGCCAGGACAGCAGGCAGGTCATGGACATCCTGGATGCGGGGGGCATCGGCCTCGTGCTGCTGGACCTGACCATGCCGCACGTTTCCGGCACCGATCTGCTGGCCGCCATTGCCGAACGCCACCCAGACGTGTGTTGCATCGTGCTTTCGGGCATGAACCAGCTGGCCACCGCCGTGGAATGCATGCGCCTTGGGGCGTACGACTACTACGTCAAGACCGACGACGAATCGCGCATCGTGGGCGGCATTGCGCGGGCCATGCACATGCTGGAACTGCGCGAAGAAAATCGCCAGGTGGCCAGCCGCCTGGTGTCGGGCCAGTTGCGCCAGCCAGAGGCCTTTGCCGCCATCCGTACCCGCAGCGCGGCCATGCACGCCATCTTTGCCTACATCGAGGCCGTGGCCAGAAGCCCCCGGCCCCTGCTGGTCACCGGTGAATCGGGCGTGGGCAAGGAAAGCCTGGTGCGCGCCGCCCACGAACTGAGCGGCAGGCGCGGCCCGCTGGTGGCCCTGAACGTGGCCGGGCTGGATGACGCGGTGTTCGCCGACACGCTGTTCGGCCACGTGCGCGGCGCCTTCACCGGGGCGGACGTTCCGCGCCGGGGGCTGGTGGAAGAGGCGGCGGAGGGCACGCTGTTCCTCGACGAGATCGGCGACCTGTCCATCGCCTCGCAGATCAAGCTGCTGCGCCTGCTGCAAGAGGGCGAATACTATCCGCTGGGCAGCGACCAGCCGCGCAGGCTGTGCGCCCGCGTCATCGCCGCTACCCACGCGGACCTTGCCGCCAGCGAGCGGGAAGGGCGCTTCCGGCGCGACCTGTTCTTTCGCCTGCGCACCCACCACGTGGCCGTGCCGCCCCTGCGCGAACGGCCCGAAGACATCGCCCCGCTGCTGGACCACTTTCTGGGCGAGGCGGCGGCGGCCATGGGCAAGCGCAAGCCCACCCCGCCGCCGGAACTGGCCGCGCTGCTGGCCAGCTATCCCTTCCCCGGCAACGTGCGCGAACTGGCGGCCATGGTCTACGACGCGGTCAGCCTGCACGCCGGGCGCATGCTGTCCATGGATGCCTTCAAGCGGCACATCGGCACGCCGGAAGCGGCAACCGCCGTGGCCGCCGCCGTGGCGGAGGGGGACAACCCCTTTGCCGGGCTGCCCACCCTGCCCAGCTTCGCCCAGGCGGAGCGGCTGCTGCTGGACGAGGCCATGGCCCGTTCCGGCGGGCGGCAGACCCTGGCCGCGCGGCTGCTGGGGGTCACCCAGTCCGCCCTGTCCAAGCGCCTGAAGGCACAACGCCGCGACGACGACGCCAGCTGA
- a CDS encoding aldehyde dehydrogenase family protein, translated as MTQSAAPSAAPSSVPHADAVTATAPTGSSATGPSVIGEDMAALAARQKAFIASGAVLPSGARVDALRRLREGVQGYRDRLADAIRADYGRPEHPFLVREVVPVLHEIDWLIKAVPGFCGGRRVLPSLGQFKARSYVRRQPLGRVAAYAHWADPFRSLLVPLADAMGAGNAVVLRPSAEAPATAEMVARMVRQYFEPEHVAVVGGGAETDEALLATAPDFVWYDGDARGARTIAALAAPTLTPYAAITGGPSAALVHGDADMAMAARRIVWAKFLHAGQLRAAPDVLLVQRTVLDRVLDALRTELERAFGPQPRTSADFGRMVSAAGFARQAERLAIGRALPFGPGDAANQPDRASLYVPPTLLTDVPDDSPVLREEGFGPVLVVRPYTRLDEATAFLAGLPALTALYAFTTAHARGERLMETTRAGAVLINDAATHLANPRLPQGGVGETGHGAMAGPAGLATFSAPRATAVGSNFFDIPLRFAPGSDLKLKVLKRLYK; from the coding sequence ATGACCCAATCCGCCGCCCCGTCCGCTGCCCCCTCCTCCGTACCGCACGCCGACGCAGTCACCGCCACCGCGCCCACCGGCTCTTCCGCCACCGGCCCCTCGGTCATCGGTGAGGACATGGCCGCGCTGGCCGCCCGCCAGAAGGCGTTCATCGCCTCGGGCGCGGTGCTGCCCTCCGGCGCGCGGGTGGACGCCCTGCGTCGCCTGCGCGAAGGCGTGCAGGGCTACCGCGACCGTCTGGCCGATGCCATCCGCGCCGACTATGGCCGCCCGGAGCACCCTTTTCTGGTGCGCGAGGTGGTGCCCGTGCTGCACGAGATCGACTGGCTGATCAAGGCCGTGCCCGGCTTCTGCGGCGGGCGGCGGGTGCTGCCGTCGCTGGGGCAGTTCAAGGCGCGCAGCTACGTGCGCCGTCAGCCGCTGGGCCGGGTCGCGGCCTACGCCCACTGGGCCGACCCGTTCCGCAGCCTGCTGGTGCCCCTGGCCGACGCCATGGGCGCGGGCAATGCCGTGGTGCTGCGCCCCTCGGCGGAAGCACCGGCCACGGCGGAAATGGTGGCCCGGATGGTGCGCCAGTATTTCGAGCCGGAGCATGTGGCCGTGGTCGGCGGCGGCGCGGAAACGGACGAGGCCCTGCTGGCCACCGCGCCCGATTTCGTGTGGTACGACGGCGACGCGCGCGGAGCGCGGACCATCGCCGCGCTGGCCGCCCCCACGCTGACCCCGTATGCCGCCATCACCGGCGGACCGTCCGCCGCGCTGGTGCACGGCGATGCGGACATGGCCATGGCCGCCCGGCGCATCGTGTGGGCCAAGTTCCTGCATGCCGGGCAACTGCGCGCCGCGCCCGACGTGCTGCTGGTGCAGCGCACCGTGCTGGACCGCGTGCTGGACGCGTTGCGCACCGAACTGGAACGCGCCTTCGGCCCGCAGCCGCGCACCAGCGCGGACTTTGGCCGCATGGTCTCCGCCGCCGGGTTCGCGCGCCAGGCGGAACGGCTGGCCATCGGGCGCGCCCTGCCCTTCGGCCCCGGCGATGCGGCCAATCAACCTGACAGGGCCTCCCTGTACGTGCCGCCCACCCTGCTGACCGACGTGCCCGATGACAGCCCCGTGCTGCGCGAGGAAGGCTTCGGCCCCGTGCTGGTGGTGCGCCCCTACACCCGGCTGGACGAGGCCACGGCCTTTCTGGCCGGGTTGCCCGCGCTCACCGCGCTGTACGCCTTCACCACCGCCCACGCGCGCGGCGAACGGCTGATGGAAACCACCCGCGCCGGGGCAGTGCTGATCAACGACGCGGCCACCCACCTCGCCAACCCGCGCCTGCCGCAGGGGGGCGTTGGCGAAACCGGGCACGGCGCCATGGCGGGCCCCGCCGGGCTGGCCACCTTCTCCGCACCGCGCGCGACAGCCGTGGGGTCCAACTTCTTCGACATCCCCCTGCGCTTCGCACCCGGCTCCGACCTGAAGCTGAAGGTGCTCAAGCGGTTGTACAAGTAA
- a CDS encoding Fic family protein, producing MDMITTDSLRITPEFLGMIAEIDEFKGAWKALGTLAPERLSALRRVATIESVGSSTRIEGSRLSDSEVERLLTHLSDHAFTTRDEEEVAGYAQTMEQVFQAWEHITLTENHIRQLHRDLLRHSHKDGRHRGGYKTAPNNVAAFDAEGRQIGIVFETAAPFDTPRLMRELVEWTNATLETRSLHPLLVIGIFTVAFLAIHPFQDGNGRLSRILTTLLLLRCGYGYTPYSSLESVIENNREGYYLALRQTQVTIRADAPDWQPWLLFFLRALHQQMQRLERKVERERILLAALPELSLRIMDHARAHGRVTLKEMTILTGASRNTLKEHFRRLVESGQLAMQGKGRGVWYGLS from the coding sequence ATGGACATGATCACCACCGACTCCTTGCGCATCACGCCGGAATTTCTTGGCATGATTGCGGAAATCGATGAATTCAAGGGGGCCTGGAAGGCACTGGGCACCCTTGCGCCCGAACGCCTTTCAGCCCTGCGCCGGGTGGCCACCATCGAAAGCGTGGGGTCGTCCACCCGCATAGAGGGCAGCAGATTGTCCGACAGCGAGGTGGAACGGTTGCTGACGCACCTTTCCGACCATGCCTTCACCACGCGCGACGAGGAGGAGGTGGCAGGCTACGCGCAGACCATGGAGCAGGTCTTTCAGGCATGGGAGCACATCACCCTGACGGAAAACCACATCCGACAACTGCATCGGGACCTGCTGCGACACAGCCACAAGGACGGACGCCATCGGGGCGGGTACAAGACCGCGCCGAACAACGTGGCGGCCTTCGACGCGGAAGGGCGGCAGATCGGCATCGTCTTCGAGACTGCGGCGCCCTTCGACACGCCGCGCCTGATGCGCGAACTGGTCGAATGGACCAACGCCACGCTGGAAACCAGAAGCCTGCATCCGTTGCTGGTCATCGGCATCTTCACCGTGGCGTTCCTGGCCATCCACCCCTTTCAGGACGGCAACGGTCGCCTGTCGCGCATCCTGACCACGCTTCTGCTGCTGCGCTGCGGGTACGGCTACACGCCATACAGTTCGCTGGAAAGCGTCATCGAGAACAACAGGGAAGGCTACTACCTGGCACTGCGCCAGACGCAGGTGACCATCCGCGCCGACGCGCCCGACTGGCAGCCCTGGCTGCTGTTCTTTCTGCGCGCCCTGCACCAGCAGATGCAGCGGCTGGAACGAAAGGTGGAGCGGGAACGCATCCTGCTGGCGGCGTTGCCGGAACTTTCATTGCGCATCATGGACCATGCCCGCGCGCATGGCCGGGTAACGCTGAAGGAAATGACCATCCTGACCGGGGCCAGCCGGAACACCCTGAAGGAACACTTTCGCAGGCTGGTGGAAAGCGGTCAGCTTGCCATGCAGGGCAAGGGCCGGGGGGTGTGGTACGGGCTTTCCTGA